TTCGCATCCAATTCAAAGACTGGCATGTTGGCGCGCGTGGCGGCTTGGTCGCGACGACGACCGGTAATCCAAGCCACGGTGTTTAGTTCGTCCAATCCCCGGTGAAGGGGTTCGATTTTGGTCAAGTGGTGGAATTGTTGTACGTCTTTTTCCCAAAGGGCTTCGCCGTGTTTGGCGGCAAATTCCTCGCGGTTGTTGACGTCGGGGGTTTTGTAAACTTGCAGGTTGAGATTGTATTGTTCTTTGGCGCGCTCTACCAGTTCCAAAGTTTCCGGAAAATGATGCAGCGTGTCCAAAAAGATGACCGGAACTGGGTTTTGGGGGGATAGTTTCCGATATAGCAAATCGGTAATCACCATGTCGTCGATGTTGAACGCACTGGTTTGCACCAAACCAGTAGGTATATTTTCTACACACCAGGCTAGAATTTCTCTAGGATGGGCATTCTCAAAGCGTTGGTTGAGTTCGTCCAGGTCAAAACCAGGAGTGCGATCGGTAACGTTTAGAGTCGAGACCATGCTATCCTTCTACGCTAACTTTTCAACAGATTTACGGATTGCTCGCTGCAATCCACCGATTAGATTATCATGCTTTCCACGTTTATTATACACAAAACACACATAATCCGGTCGGAAAATGGGAGATTTTATGAAATTGATTTTGTACAGCAAGCCTGGATGCCACTTGTGCGAAGGTTTGCAGGAAAAATTGGAACAGGTGGAAAATCCCCAAATTTCTTTGGAGATTCGCGATATTACGACCCGCGATGATTGGTTTGCTGCTTACCAATACGCAATTCCAGTTTTGGTCCAAGAAACGTCGCCAGGAGAACAGGTGCGATTGCCTCGCCCTTCTCCGGGGATTTCTGTGGAACGGTTGGCGAGGATGTTGCGCGAGTATGAGCAGGGGTGATGGGAGCGTGGGGGATGTGGGCAATTGGTTGTGTTTTGCGATTTTCTCAATCTCCCAAGGTTTCTATCTCCCCATCTACATCTATAGATATAGACAATAGGCAGACAAATTGAAGAGGAACGATGGAACTTCAAGAATTG
The Geitlerinema sp. PCC 9228 DNA segment above includes these coding regions:
- a CDS encoding glutaredoxin family protein is translated as MKLILYSKPGCHLCEGLQEKLEQVENPQISLEIRDITTRDDWFAAYQYAIPVLVQETSPGEQVRLPRPSPGISVERLARMLREYEQG
- the cysH gene encoding phosphoadenosine phosphosulfate reductase, whose amino-acid sequence is MVSTLNVTDRTPGFDLDELNQRFENAHPREILAWCVENIPTGLVQTSAFNIDDMVITDLLYRKLSPQNPVPVIFLDTLHHFPETLELVERAKEQYNLNLQVYKTPDVNNREEFAAKHGEALWEKDVQQFHHLTKIEPLHRGLDELNTVAWITGRRRDQAATRANMPVFELDAKGRVKVNPLAAWTRQASWEYAGQHNVPYNPLHEKGYPSIGDEPLTTPVREGEDERAGRWRGMGKLECGIHV